The Kribbella sp. NBC_00662 nucleotide sequence CACCTTGTTCATCATCTTCCAGCGCCGGTTCATCTCGACGAACCTGTCGTCCGGCGTCAAAGGCTAGAAAGGCTTCTCGTGACTGTTCCCTACACCCTCACTCGTGTCGGCGTGCTCATGACCGCCGAACCGGGCAACGAACTCGAGGCCGAGGGCGTGCTGAACCCGGCGACCGGCCACACCCCGGACGGCGCCCTCTACCTGCTTCCCCGGCTGGTTGCTTCGGGCAACATCTCGCGTGTCGGCCTGGCCCGCGTCGAGCTCGAGGACGGCGTACCGGTCGGCGTCGAGCGCGAGGGCGTCGTACTCGCACCCGACGAGGGTTGGGAGCGAGGCAAGAACAACGCCGGCGTGGAGGACCCGCGCGTCACCTTCGTCCCGTCACTGGGCCTCCATGTGATGACGTACGTCGCCTACGGCCCGCTCGGCCCCAAGCCGGCCCTCGCGGTCTCGTCGGATCTGCGGGAGTGGCGCCGGCTCGGTCCGCTGCACTTCGAGTACCAGCCGGATCTCGACACCGACCTGAACCTGTTCCCGAACAAGGACACGGTGTTCTTCCCCGAGCCCGTGCCCGGCCCGGACGGCGAACCGTCGTACGCGATGCTGCACCGGCCGATGTGGGACCTCGGCTGGTTCCGTGAGGGCGAAGGCGTCCACCTGCCCGCCGGCGTGACCGATGACCGGCCGGGGATCTGGGTCTCGTTCGTGCCTGTGGCAGCGGTCGAGGCCGACCTGCGGAACCTCGTCCACCTGCGCGATCACCGGCTGGTCGCGATGTCGGAGTACCCCTTCGAGGAGCTGAAGATCGGCGCGGGACCGGCACCGCTGCGGATCCCCGAGGGCTGGCTCGTGATCCACCACGGCGTCACCGGCGAGCAGCCGGAAGGCTTCGACCCGACCACCCAGAAGGTCTGCTACGCCGCCGGCGCGCTCATCCTCGACGCCGAGGACGTCACCCGGGTCATCACGCGCACCAGCGAACCCCTCATGGTCCCCGAGACCGACGAGGAGAAGATCGGCACGGTCGGCAACGTCGTCTTCCCGACTGCGATCGAGCAGGTCAACGGCACCCAGTACGTCTTCTACGGCATGGCCGACGCCGCCATCGGTGTGGCCAGATTGGACCGTCTGCCATGAACCCGACCCGCCGCACCGTCATCGGCGGAGCCATCGCAGTAGCCGCCGCCTCAACCGTCACCCTGCCCGCCTCGGCAACCTCCAGCCGGCTCTCCAACCTCGCGCACCTCGACTTCCTCCGTGCGTCGGTGACACCTCCGGCGACTCCCGGTCACACCACCTTCGGCAGCGGGCCGGTCGGCGTGCTCTGGACGTACGCCGACCGCCAGTCGGACGGCTCGTACAAACGCATCGGCGGGGGCAGCTATGACGCCTCGACGAACACCTATGGACAGGGTGCATTCAACGCCGACGACATCGCCCGGGCCGCCGTCGTCTACCTGCGGCACTGGAAACAGTTCCATGAGACGACCTCGCTGGACGCGGCCCGCGGACTGCTGCGCAGTCTCACATTCCTGCAGTCTGCGAACGGCAACGTCGTCCTGTGGATGCAGCCCGACGGCACCCTGAACCCGAGCGCCGACCCCGTCGAGCTCCCGGACCCGTCCGACTCCGGCCCGTCGTACTGGCTGGCTCGCACGGTCTGGGCGCTGGGGGAGGGGTACGCCGTCTTCCGCAAGACCGATCGGGCCTTCGCAGCGTTCCTCCGCGACCGTCTCGAGTTGGCCATCGCCGCGCTCGATCGCCAGGTCCTGGTCCGCTACGGCCAGTACAACGTGGTCGACGGCCGCCGCCTCCCGGCGTGGCTGATCGTCAACGGCGCGGATGCGACCAGCGAGGCAGTTCTCGGACTGTCGGCGTACGTGCAGGCCGGCGGCTCACCCCGGGCTCGGCGTGCGCTGACGCAGTTCGCGAACGGCATCGCGGCGATGGCGGCCGGGTCCACCCGCGAGTGGCCGTTCCGTGCGCTGATGCCATGGGGCGAGTCGATCTCCGACTGGCATGCGTGGGGTGCCCAGATGCCCTCCGCCCTGGCTGCCGCGGCTGATGCGCTCGGTGCGCCCAAGCTGCGCGCGCCCGCAATCGGCGACACGGCAGGTTTCACCCCATTGCTGATGACGGCCGGTGGACCTGACAACGGCTGGCTGCCGGTGCCGATCGATCGCACGCAGATCGCGTACGGCGTCGACGCCCGCCTGCAGGGAGTGCTCTCGGTCGGGCTGAAGCAGCTTGCCGCCTTCGTCGCCGCCTGGTACTTCGGTGCCAACCGCGCCGGCCAGCCGATGTACGACGCCGGCACCGGCCGCACGTACGACGGAATCTCCGGTGACGGCACGATCAACCGCAACTCCGGCGCCGAATCGAGCATCCACGGCCAGCTCTCGATGCTAGCCCTCGACGCCCACCCGGACGTCGCCCG carries:
- a CDS encoding glycosidase, with amino-acid sequence MTAEPGNELEAEGVLNPATGHTPDGALYLLPRLVASGNISRVGLARVELEDGVPVGVEREGVVLAPDEGWERGKNNAGVEDPRVTFVPSLGLHVMTYVAYGPLGPKPALAVSSDLREWRRLGPLHFEYQPDLDTDLNLFPNKDTVFFPEPVPGPDGEPSYAMLHRPMWDLGWFREGEGVHLPAGVTDDRPGIWVSFVPVAAVEADLRNLVHLRDHRLVAMSEYPFEELKIGAGPAPLRIPEGWLVIHHGVTGEQPEGFDPTTQKVCYAAGALILDAEDVTRVITRTSEPLMVPETDEEKIGTVGNVVFPTAIEQVNGTQYVFYGMADAAIGVARLDRLP